In Vibrio lentus, a single genomic region encodes these proteins:
- the napF gene encoding ferredoxin-type protein NapF, with translation MPEQINSNRRGFLTRLSKPVKVAASYEEKSQRVYARPPRAVDEVLFERLCDGCGLCEQACPNSVIEMLEGSALLNLDYNSCSLCDKCSEVCPTGALHQTVTPYIDLKPSFADSCNNYMQMDCNACQTACSVSAIQIEVGELPTLDKDKCDGCGECRSACYIGSVTLNLTQQ, from the coding sequence ATGCCTGAACAAATAAATTCAAATAGACGCGGTTTCTTAACTCGACTCTCTAAGCCAGTTAAAGTTGCGGCAAGTTATGAAGAGAAATCACAGCGCGTGTATGCAAGGCCGCCAAGAGCGGTTGATGAGGTGCTGTTTGAGCGTCTTTGCGACGGTTGTGGTTTGTGTGAGCAAGCGTGTCCAAATAGCGTTATTGAGATGCTAGAGGGCAGTGCGCTGTTGAATTTGGATTACAACAGTTGTTCGCTGTGTGATAAGTGCAGTGAAGTGTGCCCGACTGGCGCGCTTCATCAAACGGTAACGCCTTATATTGATCTCAAGCCCAGCTTTGCTGATAGCTGCAACAACTACATGCAAATGGATTGTAATGCGTGCCAAACCGCTTGTTCAGTAAGTGCAATTCAAATCGAAGTAGGGGAGTTACCTACCTTAGACAAAGATAAGTGTGATGGTTGCGGAGAGTGCCGAAGCGCTTGTTACATTGGCTCAGTGACTCTGAACCTGACTCAACAGTAA
- a CDS encoding glycine cleavage system protein R — MNSTFIVNFIGKASPATIKQLAAVTHENDGKWLISKVNFIEDQVAGVLKVQLPAINESIVKEAFSANADLIVQFVDSDHTHNAQDTIHHLRLDSNDRAGIVNEVTHVLDRQGISILDMDCHRVFIAGGGGVSSSLFTSKIAVKLPIEVLIDDVVNELETLSEDTRVIIES, encoded by the coding sequence ATGAACAGTACATTTATCGTAAACTTTATCGGAAAAGCATCACCAGCAACAATCAAGCAACTTGCTGCGGTTACTCACGAAAACGACGGGAAATGGCTCATTAGTAAAGTTAACTTTATTGAAGACCAAGTCGCAGGCGTACTCAAGGTTCAACTTCCAGCCATCAACGAATCGATTGTGAAAGAAGCTTTCAGCGCCAATGCTGATCTTATCGTGCAGTTTGTTGATTCAGACCATACTCACAACGCACAAGATACGATCCATCACCTACGACTCGACTCTAACGACCGAGCTGGCATAGTGAATGAAGTAACACACGTGTTAGACAGACAAGGCATCAGCATTCTAGATATGGATTGTCACCGCGTGTTTATCGCCGGAGGCGGTGGTGTTAGCTCTAGTTTATTTACTTCCAAGATTGCCGTTAAGCTACCAATCGAAGTTTTGATTGATGATGTAGTCAACGAATTGGAAACGCTTAGCGAAGATACTCGCGTGATTATTGAAAGCTAA
- a CDS encoding CinA family nicotinamide mononucleotide deamidase-related protein, giving the protein MTKIAMLSTGEEVLHGDIVDTNAAWMSGEFYQHGFALAKRSTVGDQMNALIEELLMLSFNYDVVIVNGGLGPTTDDMSAAAAAAASEQKLVMFPEWLDRMEEMFSGRGMPMPDSNLKQALLPASSEIVDNPVGTACGFKLKINDATFYFTPGVPSEFKRMVTFEILPDLSRAYPQVVASECSRLFTFGLSESGISDVLDQLKLPEGYELGYRSYLPFIEVKLFGPKSGLETRVKLLQMVYKLLESNVVSVDEPMIDHIGHIMAERKKTLSVSEVSTKGALSAWLQSNEQVEDCFGHSWVMAEPKEGELEKSDPLAATFALAGATREKCGTELALVTGKLEGNTFSIALSSEAGEWGQVLEFYRQYNREDARTIIKTVAADMLRRHLDNKPMFGTYSSVKRLKDMFIPSAIIK; this is encoded by the coding sequence ATGACGAAAATCGCAATGTTAAGCACAGGTGAAGAAGTTCTTCATGGAGACATTGTAGACACAAACGCAGCTTGGATGTCTGGAGAGTTTTACCAACACGGCTTTGCTCTCGCCAAACGTTCCACTGTGGGTGACCAAATGAATGCTCTCATTGAAGAACTGCTGATGCTGAGCTTTAACTATGATGTGGTTATCGTCAATGGCGGTTTAGGGCCAACAACGGATGACATGAGTGCGGCTGCCGCTGCAGCAGCGTCAGAGCAGAAATTAGTCATGTTCCCTGAATGGCTAGATCGCATGGAAGAGATGTTTTCTGGACGTGGTATGCCGATGCCTGACAGCAATCTTAAACAAGCCTTGTTGCCAGCAAGTTCAGAGATCGTCGATAACCCAGTTGGCACTGCATGTGGCTTCAAGCTGAAAATCAATGATGCGACGTTCTATTTCACTCCCGGTGTTCCGAGTGAATTCAAACGCATGGTGACGTTTGAGATTCTTCCTGATTTGTCGCGCGCTTATCCACAAGTGGTTGCTTCTGAGTGCAGTCGTCTATTTACATTTGGCTTATCTGAGTCGGGTATCTCTGATGTGTTGGATCAATTGAAACTGCCTGAAGGTTATGAGTTGGGTTATCGCTCTTATTTACCTTTCATTGAAGTTAAACTGTTTGGCCCTAAGTCTGGCTTAGAAACCCGCGTTAAGCTGCTGCAAATGGTGTACAAGCTGTTAGAGAGTAATGTCGTCAGTGTTGATGAGCCGATGATTGACCATATTGGCCACATCATGGCAGAGAGAAAGAAAACTTTGTCTGTGTCTGAAGTGTCGACCAAAGGCGCATTGTCGGCTTGGTTACAATCGAATGAGCAGGTTGAAGATTGTTTTGGGCATTCTTGGGTCATGGCAGAACCAAAAGAGGGTGAACTCGAAAAGAGCGATCCATTAGCCGCAACCTTTGCACTGGCTGGCGCAACTAGAGAGAAATGCGGTACTGAATTAGCCTTGGTGACGGGTAAGTTGGAAGGCAACACATTCAGCATTGCACTATCGAGCGAAGCGGGTGAGTGGGGCCAAGTGCTTGAGTTCTACCGCCAGTACAATCGTGAAGATGCGCGCACCATTATCAAAACCGTTGCCGCAGATATGCTGAGAAGACACTTAGACAACAAACCTATGTTTGGCACTTACTCTTCGGTTAAGCGATTGAAAGACATGTTTATTCCTTCAGCTATCATCAAGTAA
- a CDS encoding DUF3943 domain-containing protein yields the protein MAKSPLLAKVTAAFSMLMSVNSVASQYDFDQPINLSYSDECAQDYCVNDSLYTYKPSANYALSESSDEYDFSIQQPKHMLVSQEKDWDYLMGQTYTILGLSVATVGLMTLLPESITKWDDDQRDISSLGKKWKDNVSEGPVWDRDEHFLNYVMHPYFGGVYYTAARHAGYDEFESFLYSWTMSTFFWEYGVEAFAEVPSWQDLFITPFFGAVVGELMLEAEQDIVASGGEVMGSQTMGDVSLFFLNPVGHIHYWVSDAWGGDAEVNLNTNPWWDNQDAARFAYDAGAPYDSQFVGMNFKVTF from the coding sequence GTGGCCAAATCACCGTTACTAGCGAAGGTTACTGCTGCATTTTCAATGCTAATGTCAGTTAACTCGGTTGCAAGCCAATACGACTTCGACCAGCCAATCAACCTTTCTTATTCGGATGAATGTGCTCAAGACTACTGTGTTAATGATAGCTTGTACACCTACAAGCCAAGTGCCAATTACGCACTGAGCGAATCAAGTGATGAATACGACTTCTCAATCCAACAACCAAAACATATGTTGGTGAGTCAAGAGAAGGATTGGGATTATCTAATGGGTCAAACCTACACTATTCTTGGTTTAAGTGTCGCGACAGTGGGTCTAATGACTCTGCTACCTGAAAGTATCACTAAGTGGGATGATGACCAACGTGATATCAGCTCATTAGGTAAAAAGTGGAAAGATAACGTGTCTGAAGGCCCAGTATGGGACCGCGATGAACACTTCCTAAACTACGTGATGCACCCATATTTTGGTGGTGTTTACTACACCGCAGCTCGACACGCAGGTTACGATGAGTTTGAGTCTTTCTTATACTCTTGGACCATGTCGACGTTCTTCTGGGAATACGGTGTAGAAGCATTCGCTGAAGTACCTTCTTGGCAAGATCTGTTCATCACACCATTCTTTGGTGCGGTTGTCGGTGAATTGATGCTAGAAGCTGAGCAAGACATTGTGGCTTCAGGTGGCGAAGTGATGGGCTCTCAAACCATGGGCGATGTTTCTCTATTCTTCCTAAACCCTGTTGGCCATATCCACTACTGGGTAAGTGACGCTTGGGGTGGTGATGCAGAAGTTAACCTGAACACCAACCCTTGGTGGGATAACCAAGATGCAGCAAGGTTCGCATACGATGCAGGTGCACCTTATGACTCTCAGTTTGTTGGTATGAACTTTAAAGTTACGTTCTAA
- a CDS encoding DMSO/selenate family reductase complex B subunit, producing the protein MKQYGFYIDSSKCTGCKTCQLACKDYNDLDIKTNYRRVYEYAGGGFTQDGDTWVQKDVFSYYLSIACNHCTNPACVKVCPSGAMHKRDEDGLVVVDESVCIGCQHCSNACPYGAPQYNAKKGHMTKCDGCYQRVSEGKQPICVESCPLRALEFGEINTLREKYGSGADVAPLPSSSETLPNIVIKLNKNAKPTGDTSGHLANPKEV; encoded by the coding sequence ATGAAACAATACGGCTTTTACATTGATTCAAGTAAATGCACGGGTTGTAAAACCTGTCAGCTTGCTTGTAAAGATTATAACGATCTAGACATCAAAACGAACTACCGTCGCGTATACGAATACGCCGGTGGTGGCTTCACTCAAGATGGCGATACCTGGGTTCAGAAAGATGTCTTTTCTTACTACCTATCAATCGCTTGTAACCACTGTACTAACCCTGCGTGTGTGAAAGTATGTCCTTCGGGCGCGATGCACAAACGTGATGAAGACGGTTTGGTTGTGGTTGATGAGAGCGTATGTATTGGTTGTCAACACTGTAGCAATGCGTGTCCTTACGGCGCACCGCAATACAATGCGAAGAAAGGTCACATGACCAAATGCGATGGTTGTTACCAACGTGTTTCTGAAGGCAAGCAACCTATCTGTGTTGAGTCTTGCCCACTTCGTGCATTGGAGTTTGGTGAAATCAACACACTTCGCGAGAAGTACGGTTCTGGTGCAGATGTAGCGCCACTGCCATCTTCAAGTGAAACGCTACCAAACATCGTGATTAAACTGAACAAAAACGCGAAGCCTACTGGCGATACCAGTGGTCACCTAGCAAACCCGAAGGAGGTGTAA
- the yfaE gene encoding class I ribonucleotide reductase maintenance protein YfaE, which translates to MPTIKINKLTSIESNPSNTLLETMEQAGLEPEYNCRDGHCGACRCTLDSGEVEYVGFAMAYTQGDEILPCICKAKTDLSLSNVTHRSKQKRA; encoded by the coding sequence ATGCCAACAATCAAAATCAACAAGCTGACTTCGATTGAATCTAACCCGTCGAATACTCTATTGGAAACGATGGAACAGGCGGGCTTAGAACCAGAATACAACTGCCGAGATGGGCACTGTGGCGCTTGTCGTTGCACGTTGGATTCCGGTGAAGTTGAGTACGTTGGTTTTGCTATGGCTTACACACAAGGCGATGAAATTTTGCCATGCATCTGCAAAGCAAAAACCGATTTATCGCTGAGTAACGTAACTCACAGAAGCAAACAGAAGCGCGCCTAA
- the nspC gene encoding carboxynorspermidine decarboxylase has product MQNNELKTPYFMINEDKLIANLEIAKQLKEISGVKLVLALKCFSTWGVFDIIKPYLDGTTSSGPYEVKLGHETFGGETHAYSVGYSEDDVREVADICDKMIFNSQSQLAAYRHIVEGKASLGLRLNPGVSYAGQDLANPARQFSRLGVQADHIKPEIFDEINGVMFHMNCENKDVDAFIGLLDSISEQFGEHLDKLDWVSMGGGVFFTWPGYDIERLGLALKAFSEKHGVQMYLEPGEAIITKTTDLVVTVVDIVENVKKTAIVDSATEAHRLDTLIYNEPASVFEASENGNHDYVIGSCSCLAGDQFCEASFEEPLKIGQRLHLLDSAGYTMVKLNWFNGLKMPSIYCERSSGEVQKLNEFGYEDFKRSLSQWSVK; this is encoded by the coding sequence ATGCAAAACAACGAACTAAAAACGCCTTATTTCATGATCAACGAAGACAAGTTGATTGCGAATTTAGAGATAGCTAAGCAGCTGAAAGAGATTTCAGGTGTGAAGTTGGTGTTGGCACTGAAGTGCTTCTCGACATGGGGTGTGTTTGACATCATCAAGCCTTACCTCGATGGCACGACAAGCTCTGGCCCATACGAAGTCAAGCTTGGCCACGAAACCTTTGGTGGTGAGACGCACGCTTACAGTGTCGGTTACAGCGAAGATGACGTGAGAGAAGTTGCGGATATCTGCGATAAGATGATCTTCAACTCTCAAAGCCAACTTGCTGCTTACCGTCATATTGTTGAAGGTAAAGCTTCATTGGGTTTACGTTTAAATCCGGGCGTGAGCTACGCAGGACAAGACTTGGCTAACCCAGCGCGTCAATTCTCGCGTTTGGGTGTGCAAGCAGATCACATTAAACCAGAGATCTTCGATGAGATTAATGGTGTGATGTTCCACATGAACTGTGAGAACAAAGACGTCGATGCATTTATCGGTTTGCTTGATTCAATCTCAGAGCAGTTTGGTGAGCACTTAGATAAGTTGGACTGGGTGAGCATGGGCGGAGGTGTGTTCTTCACATGGCCGGGTTATGACATCGAGAGACTGGGTCTTGCGCTAAAAGCCTTCTCTGAAAAACACGGCGTGCAGATGTACCTAGAGCCGGGTGAAGCCATCATCACTAAGACGACTGACTTAGTTGTGACTGTGGTTGATATTGTTGAGAACGTAAAGAAAACTGCAATTGTGGATTCAGCAACCGAAGCTCATCGCCTTGATACGCTTATCTACAATGAACCAGCGTCGGTATTCGAAGCGTCTGAAAACGGCAATCATGACTACGTGATTGGTTCATGTTCATGCCTTGCAGGCGATCAGTTCTGTGAAGCAAGCTTTGAAGAGCCACTGAAAATTGGTCAAAGACTGCATCTGTTAGACAGTGCGGGTTACACCATGGTGAAACTAAACTGGTTCAATGGCCTAAAAATGCCATCAATCTACTGCGAACGTAGCAGTGGCGAAGTTCAGAAGCTAAATGAATTCGGCTATGAAGACTTCAAACGCTCATTGTCGCAATGGTCGGTTAAGTAG
- a CDS encoding dimethyl sulfoxide reductase anchor subunit family protein gives MIFHEWSLIFFTVLAQTAVGGYLLIGARALVLNHDEDKLNSYKVPMFILWALMGLGFMFSTTHLGSPLRAFNAFNQLGSAWLSNEVFFGAAFFALGGLQWLLSVVKKGGIAIQKAMMVGAMVLGVIFMYAMISVYMINTVPTWDNIYTPLSFIMTMVVGGLLLSQFVIVFANDSRFTVDRNITMLAVIAVAISLIVTVGKLNLIGDIQTSVAKASELVDGLGSYVILQVALLMASLLVWILPMLNKAKVNPVNLGLALVLFLASELIGRGLFYSLHMTSGL, from the coding sequence ATGATTTTTCATGAGTGGTCTTTAATCTTCTTTACGGTGCTGGCGCAAACTGCGGTTGGTGGTTACTTACTGATTGGCGCACGTGCACTGGTACTTAATCATGACGAAGATAAGCTGAACAGCTACAAGGTTCCAATGTTCATTCTGTGGGCATTAATGGGTCTTGGTTTTATGTTCTCGACAACGCACTTGGGTTCTCCATTGCGCGCATTTAACGCTTTTAACCAACTAGGCTCAGCTTGGTTGTCTAACGAAGTATTCTTCGGTGCGGCATTTTTCGCTCTGGGTGGTCTGCAATGGTTACTGTCGGTCGTTAAGAAAGGCGGCATCGCTATCCAGAAAGCAATGATGGTTGGCGCGATGGTGCTGGGTGTTATCTTCATGTACGCGATGATCAGCGTATACATGATCAACACCGTACCGACTTGGGACAACATCTACACGCCACTGAGCTTCATCATGACCATGGTTGTGGGTGGCTTGCTGCTGTCTCAGTTCGTGATTGTATTCGCCAACGACAGTCGCTTTACGGTTGACCGCAACATCACGATGCTGGCTGTTATTGCCGTTGCTATTAGCTTGATTGTGACAGTAGGAAAACTGAACCTAATCGGTGACATCCAAACTTCAGTAGCTAAAGCGTCTGAGTTGGTTGACGGTTTAGGTAGCTATGTGATTCTTCAAGTGGCATTACTGATGGCAAGCTTGCTAGTTTGGATTCTACCTATGCTGAACAAAGCAAAAGTGAACCCAGTAAACCTTGGCTTAGCATTGGTACTGTTCTTAGCTTCAGAACTCATTGGCCGTGGTTTGTTCTACAGCCTACATATGACAAGCGGTTTGTAA
- the nrdB gene encoding class Ia ribonucleoside-diphosphate reductase subunit beta — MAYSTFSQQKNDQLKEPMFLGQSVNVARYDQQKFEIFEKLIEKQLSFFWRPEEVDVSSDRIDYNKLPEHEKHIFISNLKYQTLLDSIQGRSPNVALLPLVSLPEVETWIETWSFSETIHSRSYTHIIRNIVNDPGVVFDDIVENEEILKRAKDIAFYYDDLIKLTADYHRYGEGNHNINGEDVKISLHDLKKKLYVCLMSVNALEAIRFYVSFACSFAFAERELMEGNAKIIKLIARDEALHLTGTQHMINLLRNGQDDFEFMQIAEECKQECFDLFKEAAEQEKEWAEYLFKDGSMIGLNKDILCQYVEYITNIRMQAVGLGTAYPEATSNPIPWINAWLSSDNVQVAPQEAEISSYLVGQIDNEVKADDFEGFEL; from the coding sequence ATGGCTTACAGTACTTTTTCTCAACAAAAAAATGACCAACTAAAAGAACCAATGTTCTTGGGTCAGTCGGTAAACGTTGCACGTTACGACCAACAGAAATTCGAAATCTTCGAAAAGTTGATCGAAAAGCAGCTTTCTTTCTTCTGGCGTCCAGAAGAAGTTGACGTGTCTAGCGACCGTATCGACTACAACAAGCTTCCTGAGCATGAAAAGCACATCTTCATCTCTAACTTGAAGTACCAAACACTTCTAGATTCAATCCAAGGCCGCAGCCCTAACGTTGCCCTACTTCCTTTGGTATCACTGCCAGAAGTTGAAACTTGGATTGAGACATGGTCATTCTCTGAAACGATTCACTCTCGTTCATACACGCACATCATCCGTAACATCGTGAATGATCCAGGCGTAGTATTTGACGATATCGTTGAAAACGAAGAGATCCTAAAGCGTGCGAAAGACATCGCGTTTTACTACGACGACCTAATCAAGCTGACTGCTGACTACCACCGCTACGGTGAAGGCAACCACAACATCAACGGCGAAGACGTTAAGATTTCACTTCACGACCTGAAGAAGAAACTTTACGTATGTCTAATGTCTGTAAACGCACTAGAAGCGATTCGTTTCTACGTGAGTTTTGCATGTTCATTCGCATTCGCTGAACGTGAGCTAATGGAAGGTAACGCGAAGATCATCAAGCTAATCGCTCGTGATGAAGCACTTCACCTTACTGGTACACAGCACATGATCAATTTGCTGCGTAACGGCCAAGATGACTTCGAATTCATGCAGATCGCTGAAGAGTGTAAGCAAGAATGTTTCGACCTATTCAAAGAAGCAGCAGAGCAAGAAAAAGAGTGGGCAGAATACCTATTCAAAGATGGCTCTATGATTGGTCTAAACAAAGACATTCTTTGCCAGTACGTTGAGTACATTACGAACATCCGTATGCAGGCTGTTGGTCTAGGTACGGCTTACCCAGAAGCAACGTCGAACCCAATCCCATGGATCAACGCTTGGTTGTCTTCAGATAACGTTCAAGTTGCTCCACAAGAAGCTGAAATCAGTTCTTACCTAGTTGGTCAAATCGACAACGAAGTAAAAGCTGACGACTTTGAAGGATTTGAGCTGTAA
- a CDS encoding molecular chaperone TorD family protein — translation MIIDTHKLLGSLFYQAASKEQLLTIVEALVESEVLSEACLLALQNEQEDALVAEFSRLFEGVGDMPAPPWGSVYLDKDRVVFGASTVEYRQFLELNHIELDTGLREPEDQFGLMLFAHAYLLENNNTNSARELIECHLLTWSSVYLEKLNIASDLSFYKKLSSDVINWLNQLISKYNLNVATKKLYID, via the coding sequence ATGATTATCGATACGCATAAATTATTGGGTTCGCTATTTTATCAAGCGGCAAGTAAAGAACAGTTGTTAACCATAGTCGAAGCATTGGTCGAGAGTGAAGTACTATCAGAAGCGTGCTTGCTAGCACTTCAAAATGAACAAGAAGATGCGCTAGTTGCAGAGTTTAGCCGCCTTTTTGAAGGCGTTGGAGACATGCCGGCGCCACCTTGGGGTTCTGTGTACCTAGATAAAGACCGTGTTGTGTTTGGTGCCTCGACTGTGGAATATCGACAGTTTCTAGAATTGAACCATATTGAATTGGACACAGGTTTAAGAGAGCCAGAAGATCAATTTGGTTTAATGCTATTCGCCCATGCGTATTTGTTAGAAAACAACAATACCAATTCAGCCCGTGAATTGATTGAGTGTCACTTATTGACTTGGTCTTCTGTTTATTTAGAGAAATTAAATATAGCATCAGATTTATCATTTTATAAGAAGCTATCAAGCGATGTAATAAATTGGCTTAATCAATTAATATCTAAATATAATTTAAACGTAGCCACTAAAAAGTTATATATCGATTAA
- a CDS encoding DmsA/YnfE/YnfF family dimethyl sulfoxide reductase, translating into MTNKKESGVMNLTRRGFMKASSAVGSAAALAGGIALPFKSRPVAAAVAESVDEKIVWSACTVNCGSRCPLRMHVQNGEIKYVETDNTGTDEYGHHQVRACLRGRSMRRRVYNPDRLKYPMKRVGKRGEGKFKRISWEEAYDEVAGTMQRLIKDYGNDTIYLNYGTGTLGGTVTKSWPPAQTLIARLMNLSGGYLNHYGDYSTAQIAKGLSYTYGGWADNNSFSDLENTKLNIQFGNNPAETRMSGGGLIHHYVESKNKSNARTIIIDPRYTDTAGGREDQWIPIRPSTDAALVAGLAHVMITEDLVDQPFLDKYCVGYDEKTLPASAPKNSDYKSYILGLGEDGVEKTPEWASKITGIPVDTIVKLGREMGTAKPCAIHQGWGLQRTANGELACRAIAMLSLLTGSVGVSGGSTGARESDINIPFVRFPTVPNPVETSISMFMWTDAIYRHHEMTDITDGVRGADRLKNPIKMIWNYAGNCIINQHSDINKTHEILQDDTACEMIVVVDNHMTSSAKYADIILPDLTTSEQDDWCMDGKAANMPYFIFAQKAIEPQFEAKSIYEMCSQLAKRMGVEKEFTEGRTQEQWIEHLYAETRKNDPTLPTFEEMKELGIYKRSYDHHYIAYEDFRKDPEANPLTTPSGKIEIYSEQLADIAKTWKLKEDEVIHPLPIYADSFEGHNDPLAEKYPLQLTGFHYKARTHSTYGNVAEIKAAAPQELWINPIDAQERGIKNGDMVSIFNDRGEVHIPAKVTPRILPRVVALGEGAWYAPDGQKIDHAGSINVLTTQRPSPLAKGNPQHTNLVQIKALTKA; encoded by the coding sequence ATGACGAATAAGAAAGAATCTGGGGTAATGAATCTTACTCGAAGAGGGTTCATGAAAGCTTCTTCTGCGGTAGGTAGCGCAGCAGCTCTCGCGGGCGGCATCGCTTTACCTTTCAAATCCAGACCCGTAGCGGCTGCGGTTGCTGAAAGTGTGGATGAGAAAATCGTATGGAGTGCATGTACGGTAAACTGTGGCTCTCGCTGCCCATTACGTATGCATGTGCAAAACGGTGAAATCAAATACGTAGAAACCGACAACACAGGTACTGACGAATACGGTCATCACCAAGTTCGTGCTTGTCTACGTGGACGCTCTATGCGCCGCCGTGTTTACAACCCAGATCGCCTGAAATACCCAATGAAACGTGTTGGTAAACGTGGTGAAGGTAAATTCAAACGTATTAGCTGGGAAGAAGCTTACGATGAAGTTGCTGGCACCATGCAACGCCTTATCAAAGACTACGGTAACGACACCATCTACCTAAACTACGGTACAGGTACGCTAGGTGGCACTGTCACAAAATCTTGGCCACCAGCACAAACGCTGATTGCTCGTCTAATGAACCTAAGTGGTGGTTACCTGAACCATTACGGTGACTACTCAACAGCGCAAATCGCGAAAGGTTTGAGCTACACCTACGGTGGTTGGGCAGATAACAACTCTTTCTCTGATTTAGAGAACACTAAGCTTAACATCCAATTTGGTAACAACCCTGCAGAGACGCGTATGTCTGGCGGCGGTCTGATCCACCACTACGTAGAAAGCAAAAACAAATCGAACGCAAGAACGATCATCATCGACCCTCGCTACACCGATACTGCTGGCGGCCGCGAAGATCAATGGATCCCAATTCGCCCATCTACCGATGCTGCATTGGTTGCTGGCCTTGCACACGTGATGATCACTGAAGACCTTGTCGACCAACCTTTCCTAGACAAATACTGTGTCGGATACGACGAGAAGACGCTTCCTGCATCAGCACCAAAGAACAGTGACTACAAATCTTACATCCTAGGTTTAGGTGAAGACGGTGTAGAGAAGACGCCAGAGTGGGCTTCTAAGATCACAGGTATTCCAGTTGATACTATCGTCAAGCTTGGCCGTGAGATGGGCACTGCAAAACCGTGTGCAATCCATCAAGGTTGGGGCTTACAACGCACTGCAAACGGTGAGCTAGCTTGTCGTGCAATCGCAATGCTGTCTCTACTAACCGGTTCTGTTGGTGTATCAGGTGGTTCTACTGGTGCTCGTGAAAGTGACATCAATATTCCATTTGTTCGCTTCCCGACTGTGCCAAACCCAGTTGAAACTTCTATCTCGATGTTCATGTGGACAGACGCGATTTACCGTCACCATGAAATGACCGACATCACTGATGGCGTTCGTGGTGCAGACCGCCTTAAGAACCCTATCAAGATGATCTGGAACTATGCAGGTAACTGTATTATCAACCAGCACTCAGACATCAACAAAACACACGAAATTCTTCAAGACGATACCGCGTGTGAAATGATTGTTGTGGTCGATAACCATATGACATCTTCTGCGAAATACGCCGATATCATCCTGCCTGACTTAACAACGTCAGAGCAAGACGACTGGTGTATGGATGGTAAAGCAGCAAACATGCCTTACTTCATCTTCGCGCAGAAAGCGATCGAGCCTCAGTTCGAAGCCAAATCTATCTACGAGATGTGTTCTCAACTGGCGAAACGCATGGGTGTAGAAAAAGAATTCACAGAAGGCCGTACTCAAGAGCAATGGATTGAGCACCTTTACGCGGAAACTCGTAAGAACGATCCAACACTACCAACCTTCGAAGAGATGAAAGAGCTGGGTATCTACAAGCGTAGCTACGACCACCACTACATCGCTTACGAAGATTTCCGTAAAGATCCTGAAGCGAACCCATTGACAACACCAAGTGGCAAGATCGAGATCTACTCAGAGCAACTGGCTGATATCGCGAAGACTTGGAAATTGAAAGAAGACGAAGTGATTCACCCTCTTCCGATTTACGCCGATTCTTTTGAAGGCCACAACGACCCATTAGCAGAGAAGTACCCACTTCAGCTAACGGGTTTCCACTACAAGGCTCGTACTCACTCGACTTACGGCAACGTTGCAGAAATCAAAGCAGCAGCACCACAAGAGTTGTGGATCAACCCTATTGATGCTCAAGAGCGCGGTATTAAAAATGGCGACATGGTGAGTATTTTCAACGACCGTGGCGAAGTTCATATTCCAGCGAAAGTGACACCTAGGATTCTTCCTCGAGTTGTCGCGCTAGGCGAAGGTGCATGGTACGCACCAGATGGTCAGAAGATCGACCATGCAGGCTCTATCAACGTGCTGACCACTCAGCGCCCGAGCCCACTTGCTAAGGGCAACCCTCAGCATACAAACCTAGTTCAAATCAAAGCGCTAACGAAAGCATAA